Proteins found in one Parasteatoda tepidariorum isolate YZ-2023 chromosome 7, CAS_Ptep_4.0, whole genome shotgun sequence genomic segment:
- the LOC139426084 gene encoding uncharacterized protein: MKLNDAASTQTEKEYNIESLQDKIKELILADDEVHNFLNDEEYQEDIIECERYTEYAHLALVNFKRTANRNTNSISETSPTAANINNFSASPSNVTVKLPSIKINTFYGEIEEFHSFWERFENCIDKNESLSLIDKHVFLRGYLDGEAKRIVDGINITAETYATTKNILKSKYGDKDKIIQAHLDYLENLKPVKNHSPAAINELYIDCNRRIQALDALGEKTQSYGRILASNILRAFPHEICRNWIVHAKRENFAESDISKLMKFLSEEVEGLITASNIKGSLAPDYPIKSSLENSNVNFKSVTKNKIMSPFCPFCETVGHWPQQCNVVTDIDVRIQKLKTSNRCFLCTNRGHTKKNCPRREKFACSKCMRKHHTSICKPLTNEQPVATSTNKIDISSSSFVHFKLHEFS; the protein is encoded by the coding sequence ATGAAATTAAACGATGCTGCTAGTACACAAACTGAAAAAGAATACAATATTGagagtttacaagataaaattaaagaattaatctTGGCTGACGAtgaagtacataattttttaaatgatgaagaaTATCAGGAAGACATAATAGAATGTGAAAGATACACAGAATATGCTCATTTGGCGTtagttaatttcaaaagaacAGCGAATCGGAATACGAATTCAATTTCTGAAACATCGCCAACAGCTgccaatataaataatttttcggcTTCGCCTTCAAATGTTACAGTAAAGTTgccttcaataaaaataaatacgttttaCGGCGAAATTGAAGAATTCCATAGTTTTTGGGAGCGTTTTGAAAACTGTATCGACAAAAACGAAAGTTTATCGCTGATTGACAAGCATGTTTTTTTGCGGGGATATTTAGATGGAGAAGCAAAACGAATAGTTGATGGAATTAATATAACTGCAGAAACATATGCAAcaacaaagaatattttgaaatcgaaatatggcgataaagataaaataatacagGCTCATCTCGATTATTTAGAAAACCTAAAACCTGTCAAAAATCACTCTCCAGCAGCAATAAATGAGTTATATATTGATTGTAATCGAAGAATACAGGCTTTAGATGCTTTAGGAGAAAAAACTCAATCATACGGAAGAATTTTGGCTTCAAATATACTTCGTGCTTTTCCTCATGAAATCTGTCGTAATTGGATTGTACATGCCAAACGTGAAAATTTTGCTGAAAgcgatatttcaaaattaatgaaatttttatcagaagAGGTCGAGGGATTAATTACTGCAAGTAATATTAAAGGTTCACTAGCTCCAGACTATCCTATTAAATCTTCCTTAGAAAATTctaatgtgaattttaaatcagttaccaaaaataaaataatgtcacCCTTTTGTCCTTTCTGTGAAACTGTCGGACATTGGCCTCAACAGTGCAATGTTGTAACGGACATAGACGTGCGCATACAGAAATTGAAGACTAGTAATAGGTGTTTTTTGTGCACTAACCGAGGACATACCAAAAAAAATTGCCCCCGTAGAGAAAAATTTGCCTGTTCCAAATGCATGAGAAAACACCATACATCAATATGCAAACCTCTAACCAATGAGCAGCCTGTGGCTACATCTACAAACAAAATTGATATATCGTCTTCCAGTTTCGTTCATTTCAAACTGCACGAGTTTTCATAA
- the LOC122271617 gene encoding uncharacterized protein has translation MKIADPDDSLSNLPIEILIGADYYWIVMNSEAPVRLSDSLALVPSSFGWVLSGTRSHATVSFISTVHNVDVDTSTQELDNVVRNFWNLESIGIQPTQEKISPHNSELLTNFHQSFEIIDGRRVVKLPWKPEVQLSSNNYEVAIQRFKSLTRKMHANSEFKEKYIEHMQDYIDKKHVEVVSETHNEEGLYYLPHHAVKKITNGETKWRIVFDASSHSPGHPSLNDALEVGPNLLPDILATLLRFRLSKIAITSDGRQAFLQLILAEEDRDATRFIWYNTTYTPDGKLCTEDKIVTYRFTRLPFGLVSSPFLLAASLRELATKHKQAYPTATRHIENNTYMDDFVLGRALLDEEGLSTALIGIEAALNSRPLVYEDGKDDSSTALIPSHFLTGRKLMAIPSSPNNNIKLRKIYKQQQDLLDCFWKNGPRNICFNCGHFIKFVIRTISLTFELAILYSYKRMSDHGTVEES, from the exons ATGAAAATTGCTGATCCAGATGATTCATTGTCGAACTTACCAATTGAGATTTTAATCGGTGCAGATTACTACTGGATTGTTATGAATTCTGAAGCTCCAGTCAGGTTGTCGGATTCTCTGGCCTTGGTCCCATCAAGTTTTGGTTGGGTACTTAGTGGAACTCGATCACACGCAACAGTTTCCTTCATTTCAACGGTTCATAATGTTGATGTGGATACTTCAACTCAGGAATTAGACAATGTGGTACGAAATTTCTGGAACTTAGAGAGCATTGGCATACAAccaacacaagaaaaaataagtccTCACAACTCTGAACTCTTAACGAACTTTCATCAATCTTTTGAAATCATCGATGGTAGAAGAGTTGTAAAATTGCCTTGGAAACCAGAAGTTCAACTTTCGTCGAACAATTATGAAGTCGCAATTCAACGATTTAAATCTTTAACAAGGAAAATGCATGCAAATTcagaattcaaagaaaaatatattgagcaCATGCAAGATTACATTGATAAAAAACACGTTGAAGTTGTCTCAGAAACACATAATGAGGAAGGTTTATATTACTTGCCCCATCACGCTGTAAAGAAAATCACAAATGGAGAAACTAAGTGGCGTATAGTTTTTGATGCATCTTCACATTCTCCAGGTCACCCATCTTTGAACGACGCTCTTGAAGTAGGACCAAATCTTCTTCCCGATATCTTAGCCACATTGTTGAGATTTCGACTTTCTAAAATAGCAATCACTAGTGATGGGCGACAAGCATTTCTGCAGCTGATTCTAGCAGAAGAAGACAGAGATGCAACACGATTTATTTGGTACAATACTACATATACTCCTGATGGGAAACTCTGCACTGAAGATAAAATTGTAACCTATCGATTCACACGTCTTCCATTTGGACTCGTCTCTAGTCCATTTTTATTAGCAGCTTCTCTTCGTGAATTGGCTACAAAACACAAACAAGCATATCCTACAGCAACTAGACACATTGAGAATAACACCTATATGGATGATTTT GTACTCGGACGAGCACTTCTTGACGAGGAAGGTCTGTCCACGGCCCTCATTGGAATAGAAGCCGCTCTGAACAGCCGACCATTGGTATACGAAGATGGAAAAGATGACAGTTCCACAGCCTTAATACCAAGCCATTTCTTGACAGGACGAAAACTAATGGCCATTCCATCCAGCCCAAATAACAACATAAAGCTAAGAAAAATCTACAAGCAGCAGCAGGACTTACTCGACTGCTTTTGGAAAAATGGTCCAAGGAATATTTGCTTCAATTGCGGTCATTTCATCAAGTTCGTAATCAGGACAATATCATTAACGTTCGAATTGGCGATATTGTACTCCTACAAGAGGATGTCCGACCACGGCACAGTGGAAGAAAGCTAG